In Mustela nigripes isolate SB6536 chromosome 2, MUSNIG.SB6536, whole genome shotgun sequence, a single window of DNA contains:
- the TNFAIP8L1 gene encoding tumor necrosis factor alpha-induced protein 8-like protein 1 isoform X1, with protein sequence MLVVAGLMDAFSTKSLALQAQKKLLSKMASKATVAVFIDDTSSEVLDELYRATKEFTRSRKEAQKVLKNLVKVAVKLGVLLRGGRLGGEELALLQRFRQRARCAAMTAVSFRQVEFTFDRRVLAAALHECRDLLHQAVGAHLTAKSHGRINHVFGHLADCDFLAALYGPAEPYRSHLRRICEGLTRMLDEGSI encoded by the exons ATGCTGGTAGTAG CAGGGCTGATGGACGCCTTCAGCACCAAGAGCCTGGCCCTGCAGGCCCAGAAGAAGCTCCTGAGCAAGATGGCGTCCAAGGCCACGGTGGCCGTGTTCATCGACGACACGAGCAGCGAGGTGCTGGACGAGCTGTACCGCGCCACCAAGGAGTTCACCCGCAGCCGCAAGGAGGCCCAGAAGGTGCTCAAGAACCTGGTCAAGGTGGCGGTGAAGCTGGGCGTGTTGCTGCGCGGCGGCCGGCTGGGCGGCGAGGAGCTGGCGCTGCTGCAGCGCTTCCGCCAGAGGGCGCGCTGCGCGGCCATGACCGCCGTCAGCTTCCGCCAGGTGGAGTTCACCTTTGACCGGCGCGTGCTGGCCGCCGCCCTGCACGAGTGCCGGGACCTGCTGCACCAGGCCGTGGGCGCGCACCTGACCGCCAAGTCCCACGGCCGCATCAACCACGTCTTCGGCCACTTGGCCGACTGCGACTTCCTGGCGGCGCTCTACGGCCCCGCCGAGCCCTACCGCTCGCACCTGCGCCGCATCTGCGAGGGCCTCACCAGGATGCTGGACGAGGGCAGCATATGA
- the TNFAIP8L1 gene encoding tumor necrosis factor alpha-induced protein 8-like protein 1 isoform X2 produces the protein MDAFSTKSLALQAQKKLLSKMASKATVAVFIDDTSSEVLDELYRATKEFTRSRKEAQKVLKNLVKVAVKLGVLLRGGRLGGEELALLQRFRQRARCAAMTAVSFRQVEFTFDRRVLAAALHECRDLLHQAVGAHLTAKSHGRINHVFGHLADCDFLAALYGPAEPYRSHLRRICEGLTRMLDEGSI, from the coding sequence ATGGACGCCTTCAGCACCAAGAGCCTGGCCCTGCAGGCCCAGAAGAAGCTCCTGAGCAAGATGGCGTCCAAGGCCACGGTGGCCGTGTTCATCGACGACACGAGCAGCGAGGTGCTGGACGAGCTGTACCGCGCCACCAAGGAGTTCACCCGCAGCCGCAAGGAGGCCCAGAAGGTGCTCAAGAACCTGGTCAAGGTGGCGGTGAAGCTGGGCGTGTTGCTGCGCGGCGGCCGGCTGGGCGGCGAGGAGCTGGCGCTGCTGCAGCGCTTCCGCCAGAGGGCGCGCTGCGCGGCCATGACCGCCGTCAGCTTCCGCCAGGTGGAGTTCACCTTTGACCGGCGCGTGCTGGCCGCCGCCCTGCACGAGTGCCGGGACCTGCTGCACCAGGCCGTGGGCGCGCACCTGACCGCCAAGTCCCACGGCCGCATCAACCACGTCTTCGGCCACTTGGCCGACTGCGACTTCCTGGCGGCGCTCTACGGCCCCGCCGAGCCCTACCGCTCGCACCTGCGCCGCATCTGCGAGGGCCTCACCAGGATGCTGGACGAGGGCAGCATATGA